The Streptomyces vinaceus genome contains the following window.
GAACCCGGCGAGGGCCGCCGCCACCGCCTCCGGATCCTCCAGCTGGGGGTAGTGCCCGACGGCCGGCGGGCCCGTCAGCTCCACGATCCGGGCGTCCGGCATACGCACCCGGATCCGGGCCAGTACGTGGGCGCCGCTGATCGGATCGGCCGGGCCCCACACGAACAGCGTGGGGCCGGTGAACCCCTCCAGCGCCGAGACCCACCGGTCATGGTGCACACGCCGTTCGTCGATGTAGCGCAGGAGGCGCGGGGCGAGGCGGTGGCCGCCGGCGCGGGAGGCGGCCAGCCACAGATCGCGCAGGTCCTCGTCATGGAGGGGCCGGCCCAGCACGGTACGCAGGGTCGCCCCGAAGCGGCGCTCCGAGGTGAACGGTGCCAGGAGCGGGCCGAGTCGACCGTGCAGCAGGCGCTGGATCGGCACGGGGCGGTGCAGATCGGGGTAGAGGCCCCCGTTCAGCCAGGCCGTGCGGGTGACGCGGGCCGGGTCGCGGGCCAGCAGTTCCTGGGCGACGCTCACTCCGTAGTCGTGCGCGACCACGGCCGTGTCGCCGATTCCGCATCGCCGCCAGACCTCCTCGACGAGCGAGGCCTGGTCCAGCACCGAATAGCGGTGGCGCCGGGGTTTGTCGCTCTCCCCGAAACCGAGCAGGTCGAGCGTGGTGACCCGCAGTCCGGCCGCGACGAGCACCGGTACCACGGCCGCCCAGTCGTGGGAGGAGGTCGGGAACCCGTGGACGAGGGTGACGGGCGGGCCGTGGGGCGGGCCGTCCTGGCGTACGAAGACGCGGTGCCCGCCGATCCGCGACGTACTGCCGCCTTCGGTCCACCGGTGCAGCGGTGGCAGGACGCGTTCGCCGTTCATGCGGGGGCCTCCTCGGCGTGCCGGTGGTCCAGTCCGTACAGCAGGGTCCGCAGTCCGAACTCGAACTCCGCCTCGGGATCGGGGGAGTTGAGGAGCTCGGCGTGGCGGTGTACGGACGGGTGGGTGAGCGGGGAGAGGGAGCCGAACAACTGGGCCATCGCGGCGCGCTGTCCGGTGGTCCGGGCCGCGCCGCCGGAGTCGAGCACGGCGGCGCCGATCACGAAGTGGGTGATCGTGAGGTAGACGTGGACGGCCGACCGCGGACTCCACCCGTGGGCGAGGAGCTGTCCGAGGGCGTGCTCACGGGCCCGCAGGGCGTTGGGGCCGAGCAATTGCCCGGAGGTCAGCAGCGGGACGACCGCCGGGTGCGCCGCGAGGACCCGGCGGAACTCCAGGGCCCCCCGCTCCAGCCCGGCCCGCCAGTCTCCGCGCAGCTCGGGCAGCCGGATCTCGCCCAGCATGTGGTCGACTGTCTCGATCAGGAGCTCCTCCCGGCTTCCGACGTGCCGGTACAGGGAGGTGTGGCGCACCTGGAGGTGCTCGCCGAGCCGGCGCATCGTGAGCGCCTCCAGGCCCTCCCGGTCGGCCAGTTCGAGCGCGCCGGCCGTGATCCGGTCGAGCGTCAGCCCGCCCTGGCGCGGCCTGCGCCGGTCGCGTTCGGCGTACCGTGCCTGCCACCAGGCGGGGGATCCGGCCTGCGCGGAGGGCGGACCGGTTTCGTGCGGGGGCGTCATGGGTCGCGGAGCCTACTCGAAGAGGTCGGGTTCCGTGCGGACGATCTCGTCCCACAGGGGCTGGAAGGAGAACCACCCCGCGAGCGGGAACCCGGTCTGGTCCCGCGTGTAGCGGGCGGACTCGGGGTCGATGAGGTGCGGGGTGCCCGCGGCCTCGGCGAGCAGCTGCGCCTGGGCGCTGCGCTCCATGGAGATGAACCACCAGGCCGCCTCGTCGACCGATCCGCCGACCGTGAAGATGCCGTGGTTCTGGTGGATGACGGCCTTGTGCGGCCCCAGCCCCGCCGCGAGCTGCCGGCCGGCCTCCTCCTCGACCACCACGGCGCCGGCGCCGTCCCGGTGCACGGCGTGCTGTTCGTACACGGCGCACGCGTCCTGGGTGATGGGGTCCAGCGGACGCCCGAGGCTGGAGAAGGCCTTGCCGTGGACGGCGTGGGCGTGGCAGGCGGCGATCACGTCGGGACGGGCCGCGTGGATCGCGGAGTGGATCACGAACCCGGCCCGGTTGACGGGCCGCCTGCCGTGGCGGACCTGTCCTTCGTGGTCGACGAGGATCAGGTCGCTGACGCGGACGTGGCGGAAGGACATGCCGAACGGGTTGACCCAGAACATGTCGGTGTACTCCGGGTCCCGCACGGTGATGTGTCCCGCGACCCCTTCGGAGAAGCCGAGGCGGCCGAAGACGCGGCAGGCGCCGGCGAGCCGCTGCTTGCGGTGCTCGCGCTCCTGCGCGGGGTCGGTGAACACCGGGGGCAGGGGCAGTTCGAGGTCCTCCTGACGGGGGACGAAGGCACTGCCGCGCCACCCGTTCCCACCGCCTCCCGGTCCGGTGCCCGGGTCCGTCTCGTGGTGTCCGTGGGTGCCCGTCGTACGGTCCATGCCCCGCCTCACTCGATTATGCGTCCAGTGGACGCATATCTTGCGTCCACTGGACGCTTCACGCAAGACCCGGGCCTGTGGCCATGGGGCACCCCGGTCCGGGCATGGAAGATCATCCGGTGCAGAATGAGGCGTATGTCGATGACAAACATGCCGAAACCGGCAACGATTGACGAGGCGTCACAGATAGGCCGCACCCTGGCCCTCGCGTTCGACGACGACCCGATGATGCGCTGGTTCTTCCCCGACGAGCCCGCAGCACCCGAGAGCGCCGGAGCATCCGACGGGCCCGGCGGGGCCGGGCGAGAGGCGCGTCTGGCCCGGTACTTCAGCACGATCTTCACCCGGCAGTACGCGCACCACGGCGTCTGCGAGCGCACCGACGCGGCGGCCGCCTTCTGGGTTCCGCCGGACGCGGCGGACAAGGCCGTTCCCGACGCCGCGACCGTCGAGGAGCTCTCGGTGATCCTCGGCGACCGGGCGCCGCTCTTCCGGCAGGCCGCGGAGGCCGCCGCCGGGGAGGGGCCCACGGAGCCGCACTGGTACCTGGCCGTGATCGGTGCGGATCCCGCCGCCCAGGGGCACGGTCACGGATCCGCCCTCCTGCGCTCGGGCCTCGCCAAGGCCGACGAGGCGGGCCTGCCCGTCTACCTGGAATCCTCCAAGCCGGCGAACCTCCCCTTCTACGGGCACTTCGGCTTCACCGTGCTCGGCGAGGTCCAGCTCCCGGGCGGCGGCCCCACCCTGTGGCCGATGCGCCGCGCGCCGGGCGGCGGCCGCCCGGCCGGGGCCTGAGCACATCCACGACGGGAGGCGCCGCGGGCCCGCAGGCGGCGCCTCCCCGGAAACGCCGGCCCGCTCTCTCTGCCGGCCGGGTGCTGCGGGGCGCTCGACGCGCGTTCCCAGACCCGGTCCGGTTCGACGTCCTCGACCCGGCTCATCACCCACCAGATGTTGCCGAACGGATCCCGCACCCGGCCGCCGCGATCTCCCCACGCGCTGTCGGCTGCCTCGGTGACGACCTGCGCCCCGTGCCGGACCGACGCCGCCATGGCGGCGTCCGCGTCCGGGACGTAGACCCGCAGCAGCGAGGGCATCGCCGGCCAGTCGGGCCGTAGGTCGAAGGCCAGTACGACCGTGTCGCCGACGCGGATCTCGCCGTGGCCGATGGTGCCGTCCTCGACCGGCACCCATGCGAGTTCCTCGCCGTCGAACGCGGCGGTGATGACCCGATCAGGACAATTGCGGTCCTGGATCAGGTGGGAGCATGCCCGCCTCAACTTTTCACGACTTGAATTTTCGCGGCAGTGTCAATCGTGCCGAAAAGAAGGGCTAATTGCCGAATTGCTCCGAAGCGGAGCGTGATGGCAACGTTGCCATCTCGTTAATAGTTCACTTCTTGACGGGGGTGTCGGTGCCGAGTTGACTGCGTCTACCTCGGCCGAAAGGACACGGCCTGCTCAGGGAGGTTTACGTCGTGAACACGCATCTCGCTCGGGCCGTCGTGGCGGTCACCGCCGCCGCGGCGTCCGTCTCGCTCGCCGGCTGCGGCAGTACGGAGGGCGCCGACGCGGGATCCGGCGGCTCGGCCGGGAAGGAGGCCATCAAGGTGGGCCTCCTGCTCCCGGAGGACCAGACGGCGCGCTACGAGAAGTTCGACAAGCCGCTGATCGAGAAGGAAATCGCCAAGTTCACGCGCAATAAGGGCCAAGTGGTCTACGCCAATGCCAAGCAGGATGCGGCTGCCCAGAACGCCCAGGTCGACGACATGATCGCCCGTAAGGTGAATGTGATCATCATCGACGCCGTGGACGCGAAGGCCATTGCCGGAGCGGTCAAGAAAGCCAAGGACGCCCGTATTCCGGTCATCGCCTACGACCGTCTCGCCGAAGGGCCGATCGACGCCTACACCTCCTTCGACAACGAGGACGTGGGCAAGGTCCAGGCCAAGGCTCTGCTGGAGGCGCTCGGCGACAAGGCCGGCTCCGGCCAGATCGTCATGATGAACGGCTCGGTCACCGACCCGAACGCCAAGGGCTTCAAGTCCGGAGCGCACTTCGTCCTCGACGGCAAGGTGGCCATCGGCAAGGAGTACGACACCAAGGAGTGGAAGCCGGAGAACGCCAACGCCAACATGACGGCCGCGCTCTCCGCCCTCGGCAAGGGAAAGATCATCGGCGTCTACTCCGCCAACGACGGCATGGCGGGCGGCATCATCAGCGCCCTCAAGGCCGCCGGAGTCTCCACTCTGCCGCCGGTCACCGGCCAGGACGCGGAACTCGCCGGGGTGCAGCGGATCGTCGCCGGCGAGCAGTACATGACCGTCTACAAGAGCTACGCCCCCGAGGCCGCCGCGGCCGCGGAGATGGCCGTCTCCCTCGCCCAGGGCGAGAAGATCGACGGACTCATCAACCAGATGGTCGACAGCCCGACCACCCAGGGCGTGCCGTCCGTGCTCGTCCCGGGCGTCGCGCTGACCAAGAACAACATCAGGTCGACTGTCATCGAGGACGGCGTCTACACCGTCGCCGAGATCTGCACCGACAAGTACAAGGCCGCCTGCGACGAGATAGGCCTGAAGTAGGCAGGAGGCCGCTCAGGGCCCGGCCGACTCCAGGCGGACGCGGAACACCGCCCCGCCGCCCGGCGCCGTCTCCAGCTCCAGTCCGCCGCCATGGGCCCGGACCAGGGCGGAGGCGATCGCCAGGCCGAGCCCCGCCCCGCCACCCGCCTGCCGGCTGCGCGAGGCGTCCACCCGGTAGAACCTCTCGAAGACCCGGGCCGCCTGCTCCGGCGTGAGCCCCGGCCCGCAGTCGGCCACCTCGATCACCGCGTGGCCGCCCGAGCCGCCCACCCCGATGCGCACGGGCGAGCCGGCCGGGGTGTGGGCGACGGCGTTGCCGACCAGGTTGGCGATCACCTGGCGCAGCCGCGCCTCGTCGCCGCAGACCGGTGCCGGACCGGGCGGACCGGCACCACCCGGACCGGTCAGCGTCACCTCGCGCGCCGGATCCAGCGCCCGGGTGTCGTGCAGGGCGTCCACCGCGAGCGTGCGCAGGTCCATCGGGGCCAGCTCCAGCGGGCGCTGCTCGTCCATCCGGACCAGGGTCAGCAGGTCCTCCACCAGACCGCTGAGCCGCACCGCCTCGCTCTCGATCCGGGCCATGGTCCGCTTCACGTCCGCCTCGTCGGCGAGGGCGCCCATCCGGTACAGCTCCGCGAGGCCCCGGATACCGGCCAGCGGCGTACGGAGCTCATGGCTGGCGTCGGCGACGAAGCGCCGCATCTGCTCCTCCGACGCCGCGCGGACCGCGAACGCCGACTCGATCTGCGCGAGCATCCCGTTGAGCGCGCTGGTCAGCCGGCCCGTCTCGGTACGCGGCGAGGCGTCCGGCATCCGGTGCGAGAGCGGGCGCCCGGCGGAGATCTCCGCCGCGGTCTCCTCGATACGCCGCAACGGGCGCAGCCCGGCCCGTACGGCGAACCAGCCGGCGGCGGCGAGCAGCAGCGACACCACGACGCCGATGAGTTCGAAGGCCGTGGCCAGGTGGTCGAGGGTGGAGGACACGTCGTCCAGCGGGGCCGCGACCACGACCCCGGCCGGCAGCGCCGGATCCTCGCTCCCCACCGGCACGATCAGCACCCACCAGGTGCCGTCCCCGTGATCGCTCGGCACCTCGAACGCCCGCCCGAGCCGGTCCCGCAGCTGCGCCCCGTCCATCGCGGGCCACAGCGGGCGCGGGTCCCCGGCCGCGACGGGCTCCCGGAACTGGTCGCTCACCCGTCCGTCCGCGTCGGCGAACGCCACCACGTACTGGCTCGGCAGCCAGGCCCGACCCGGTCCGCCGCCCGGCCGGCCGAGGTGCGGCTGCGGGGTGCCCTCGGCCCGGACCCGGTACGCCACGGAATCCCCGTACCGTTCCAGCTGCTGGTCCACCCGGCCCACCAGCTGGGCCCGTACCGATCCCAGGACGACGGTGTCGCTGACGGCCAGCCCGAGCGCGACCAGGGCGATCGAGAGCAGCACCAGCCGCGAGCGCAGCGAGAGGCCGGCGAGCCGGAACCCCGCCATGTCAGCCCTGCGGGCGGCGCAGGACGTACCCGATGCCGCGCACGGTGTGGATGAGCTTGACGGCGCCGTCCGCGCCCGAGTCCACCTTGCGGCGCACGTACGAGATGTACGACTCGACGATGCTGAGGTCGCCGCCGAAGTCGTACGCCCACACGTGTTCGAGGATCTGCATCTTGGAGACGACGCGGTCGGCGTGGGTCATCAGGTACGCGAGCAGTTTGAACTCGGTGGGGGAGAGGGAGACGGGCCGGCCGCCACGCAGGACCTGATGGCCCACCGGGTCCAGTTCGAGGTCGCCCGCGATCAGGCGCCCCTCGCCCGTCGGCCCGCCGGTGCGGCGCAGGATCGCCCTGATCCGGGCGATCAGCTCCTCCAGGCTGAACGGCTTGGTGACGTAGTCGTCGCCCCCGGCCGTGAGTCCGCCGATCTTGTCGTCGACGCCGTCCTTCGCCGTGAGGAACAGCACCGGCAGGTGGTCGGCCCCCGACCCGCTGCCGGCCTCCTCGCGCAGGCGGCGTACGACGGCGAACCCGCTGATGTCGGGCAGCATCACGTCGAGCACCACGAGGTCGGGCCGCTCCTCGGCGACGGCCGCCAGCGCGTCGGCGCCGTTCGCCGCTGAGGTGACCCGGAAGCCGACGAACCGGAGCGAGGCGGACAGCAGTTCGCGGATGTTCGGCTCGTCGTCCACGACGAGCAGGCTCGCCTCGGGCATGGCCGTGGCCGTGCCCCTCTCCCTGTCCTTGTCCCTGTTCAAGGGGGGTCCCTCCTCCTCGCGCGCTCAGCCCCGGCCGCCGCCTCCGCCCCCGAACCCGCCCGCGCCACCCTGGGCGACGGTCGTCGCGGCGAGATCGCCGGCGGGGTTCTGGCTGCCGCGCACGGTGACGGTCTGACCCGGCTGGAGGTCGGACACCTTGCCGCTCTTGGCCTGGGTGATCTGGGTGTTCGCATCGGTGGTGACCTTGACGACGTCGCCCGCCGCATCGGTGACGTAGAGGGTGGTGCCGTCGACGAGCTTCACCGTACCGGTGGTCGCGCCGGCCCCGGCGCCCGGGCCGCCCGTCGCTCCGCCGAAGCCCTGCCGCCCCCCGTTCTGTCCGGTCCCGGTACCGCCCTGGGCCGCGCCCGTACGTCCTTGGCCGCCCGCCCCGGCCGCGAAGCCGCGGCCTGCGGACCCGCCCCCGGGCGTGCCCTGGAGATGGCCCTTCTCGACCAGGGCGCCCCCGGTGAAGGCGAGCCCGGCCACCACACCGCCCGAGAGCACCAGCGTCAGCCAGGGCAGTCGCGGCCGGGGTGGCGCGGCGAGCTCCGCCGATATGTCCCGGGTGTCCGGAGGCTCGGCGAGGATCCCCTCGGGATCACCGTCGGGCCCCTCGGCGGCGGGGCCCTCCGCGACGTGCGCGACGGGGTGTTCCACGATCAGCTCCTCCGGGAAGGGGTCCTCACCGGCCGCCGATGCCGTGAACACATCGGCGAACGGCGCGTACCGGTCCTCGCCCGCCTCGGACTGCTTCCCCGGTTCGGTGCGGCGTCGTGCCATGTCAGCTTCTCCCTGTTCCCGCGTGTGCCGGCTCACTCGTGCCGCAGTGCTTCGATGGGCCGCAGGCTCGCGGCCCGGTTGGCCGGGTATCCGCCGAAGAACAGCCCGATCGCCACGGCGATGGCGAAGGCGCCCACGACCGACTCCGGTATGACGACCGGTCTGATTCCGACGATGGTGAAGTGCGAGCCGATCAGCCCGGCCGCGACGCCCAGCCCGCCGCCGATCAGCGAGAGCAGCGTCGACTCGGCGAGGAACTGGCCGAGGATGACGCCCCGGGGCGCCCCGATCGCCTTGCGGATGCCGATCTCACGGGTCCGCTCCGTCACCGTGACCAGCATGATGTTGGTGATCCCGATCCCTCCCACCAGCAGGGAGATCGCGGCGACCGCCCCCAGCAGCACGGTGAACGTCTTGTTCGTCGCCGCCTGAGTGGTCAGCAGCGACTCCTGGCTGGACACCCGGAAGTCGAGGGCGGCCGGATCCTTGATGCCGTGCCGCCCCATCAGGACGGTCGTGATCTCGCTCTGTGCCTCCGCCGTCGCCTCCGAGGACGTGGCCTCGACGAGGATCTGACCGACCGAGCCGAAGCCGGTGAACGCGTTCTGTACGGTGGGCAGCGGCGCGACCACCACGTCGTCCGGGTCCTGGAAGCCGGTACCGCCCTTGGCGGCGAGCACCCCGGCCACGGTGAACGGAGTGCCGCCCAGCACCAGCTTCTTGCCGACCGGGTCGGCCGTGCCGAACAGGTCCGTGGCGGTCGTCGCGCCGATGACGGCGACCTTCCGCGACGCCAGTACGTCGTCGTTGCTGAAGTAGTCGCCCTTCGCCACCTTGCTGTTGGAGGCCTTGAAGTACGCCGGGTAGGTGCCGACGACCTGGCCGACCGTGTGCGAGGTGCCTTCGTAGAGGGCGGTCTCCGCGGTGGTGACCTCGGGGGCGACCGACTCCACGTGCGGAGCCGCCGAGGGGTCGGCGAGCGCCCGCGCGTCCTCGACGGTCAGCGGCTTCGTGCCGGTCGCGGAGGCGGAGCCGGAGCGCGAGCCGCCGAACCCGGTGCCGGAGGAGACGGTCAGGGCGTTGGTGCCGAGCTTCTCGATGGAGTCCCTCACCGCCTGGGAGGAGCCGTTGCCCACGGCGAGCAGCAGGATCACCGCCGCCACGCCGATCAGCACGCCCAGCATCGTCAGCGCGGAGCGCACCTTGTTCGCCGCGAGGCCGCCGAGGGCGAAGCGCAGCGTCTGGAACGGGTTCACCGCAGACCTCCGGCCACGGCGTGCGCGGCCCCGCGCATCGCGGGCGGGGGCCCGCCGACGGGCGCCTGCCGGACGTCCTCGACGATCTGCCCGTCCACCAGGCGCAGCACCCGCTTGGCGTGGCGGGCCACCTCGTCCTCGTGGGTGATCAGTACGACGGTACGGCCGGAGGCGTTGAGCCGGTCCACGAGGGCCAGTACCTCCTCGGTGCTGTGGCTGTCCAGGTTCCCGGTCGGCTCGTCGGCGAGCAGCATCGCGGGGGCGGTCACGAGCGCACGGGCCACGGCCACGCGCTGCTGCTGGCCGCCGGAGAGTTCGTTGGGCCGGTGGTCGAGGCGGTCGGCGAGGCCCACCAGGGTGAGCGCGGCCACCGCGCGCCGGCGCCGTTCGGCGGCCTTCACCCCGGCGTACGCGAGCGGCAGTTCCACCTGGGCGACGGCGCTCGTACGGGGGACCAGGTTGAAGGACTGGAAGACGAAGCCGATCTTGCGGTTGCGGACCAGCGAGAGCTGGTGCTCGTCCAGGCCGCCCACGTCGATCCCGTCGAGCAGATAGCGTCCCGAGGTGGGGACGTCCAGACAGCCGAGAATGTTCATCAGGGTCGACTTGCCCGAACCTGAGCTGCCCATGACGGCGACGAAGTCGCCCTGTTCCACGAGGAGTTCGACCCCCGGCTGGCGGCCCGTCGCGGGATCGCGCGGCCCGCCGAGCGCGCGTACCTCCGAGTCGCCGTGCCCGTACGTCTTGAGCAGCGCGCGCACCTCGATCACCGGCGGCGTCATCCGCGGCCACCCCCGCCCCCGGTGGTGCGCGAACCGCTGCCTCCGGCCCCGCCGCGACCGCGGGCGCCGCCCGTCCCGGCCCCGCCGGGGAAGGCGCCGCCGGGGAAGCCCCCGCTGCCGGTCGAGGACACCGCGGCCAGCTGAACCCGCTCGCCCTCGGTGAGCCCGCTCAGGATCTGGTCGGTGCTGTCGCCTTCGAGGCCGACGGTGACCGGCGTCCGTACGGCGGTGCCGTCCGCCTTGACGACGGTGACGCTACGGTTCGCACCGGTTCCCGACACGGCGGCGGTGGGAACCGAGAGGGCTCCGGACGCCTCCCCGATCACGACCTGGATGGCTGCGCTCAGCCCGCTGCGCAGGTCGTCGGTGGGACTCGTCACGGTGAGCGTGGCCGCGTACTGAACGGCGCTGCCGCTGCCCGAGTTGCCGCCACCGGAGGACGAGCCGCTGCCGGTCGGCAGGGAACTGACCGACAGCACCTGCGCGTTGAGCACCTTGCCGGACATCGCGTTGAGCGTGACGGTGGCGGGCTGGCCCGGCTTCAGCTTCAGCGCGTCGGCCTCCGAGAAGTTCGCGGTCACCTGCATGCCGGACGGGTTGGTGAGCACCACGAACCCGGAGAGGGCGGAGGAGGAAGCGGCACTGGAGGAGCCGGAGTTGCCACCGGAGCCGGAGCCGGAGCCGGAGCCCGAACCGCCGCTGCCGTTCGTGCCGGAGACCGTGTCACCCACCTTGGCGGACACGGAGGCGACCGTCCCGGCGGCCGGCGCCTTGAGCACGGTCCCGTCGACGGCGCGCTGCGCGGCGTCCACGGCGTTCTGCGCCTGGGTGAGCTGGGCGCGGGCCTGGGCCACCTGCGCCGCGTCCACGGTAGGCGTCGGGGCGGGCACCGAAACGCCCTTCGACGAGGAGGAGCCGCTGCCCGACGCCGAACCCACCTGTCCCGCCTCGGCCTTGGTGACGTTCGCCTGGGCCGCCGTGAGTGAGGCCCGAGCCTGCGTGAGCGACTCCGTCGCGGCGGTCGCGTCGACCTTCCCGAGCTGCTGGCCCTTGGTGACCTTGTCCCCCGGCTTGACGTCCACCTCGGTGAGCCGGCCGCCCGTCGTGAAGTTCACCCCGGCGTCGCTCGGCGAGCTCAGCGACCCCGCGCCGGACACCGTCGCGAGGACGGTGCCCTTGGTGACCGCGACGGTCCGGGCGCCGCCGCGCGCCGGCCCGTCGCCACCGCCGGTCACCGCCGCGTACGCGCCGCCGGCGCCCGCGAGGACCGCCACGCCGAGCACCGAGTTGATCAGGGCGGCCCTGCGCCGCCGTGGGAGCACGTTCATGGGGCGGGATCCTGGCCGCCGGGACTTTGGGGGGTCTGGGAGCTTCCTGGGAGTTCCCTGGGAACGCCGCACCCGACCGAAGCGGGCATGGCGTCCCATACGGGACGTACGGTGCGGGCTCCTCCCGCCCCCGGGGCGAGGGAGGCCGCGCACGGTCAGGAAACTCCCAGCGGACGCCCCGGTCGCCCCCATCTCCGTGCGGTTCAGTCACGCTTGCCGGCGCACCCACGCCGCCGGCGGCCCGAAGCCCGAGGAGACGACGGACATGCCCTGGACCACGACCCGGCCGACCGCCGCGCTGTCCGCCGTGGCCCTCGCGGCCTGCGGGCTGCTCCTCGCGGGCTGTTCCTCCGGCGCGGGCGCCGTACGTACGGCCGCCTCCGCCTCCGCCTCCGCCTCGGCTTCGTCGTCCCCGGACGCCAAGGCCATGGACGCGTACCGTCAGTGCCTGGCCCAGCACGGCGTGACGACGGCGCCCCGTCCGACCGGCACCCGAGGGCCCGGCGGCGGTGGCTGGGGCGGTGCGTCCGGCGGACCGGGCCGCAGGGCGTCGCCCGACCCGCAGCGCGGCGCGGCGGCGCAGGCCTGCGCGGACCTGCGCCCGCAGTTCAACGGGCGTGGCGGCGGCTCCGGCGGGGGTGACGGCAGCGCCATGAAGGCGTTCACGAGCTGCCTCAAGGACCACGGGGTCGTGCTGCCGTCGGCTTCCCCCGGCGCACCGGGCACGAGGGGCTTCCCCGGCCTCCCCACCTCCGACCCGCAGTCGGCGCAGGCGTTCGAGACCTGCAAGGCCCTGCTGCCGCAGCGCGGGCCGAACACCCCCGCACCCGGCGTGAGCCCGTCGGCCTCCGCGCTCTGATCCGGAGCCGGAACGCACGGGCCGGCGGCCACACGCTCGTCCGTGTGGCCGCCGGGCCGGTCACCCCGTCAGGGGCGGAATCCCAGGTCAGCCGTTGCGGTGGTGGCGGCGGCCGTCCCAGGAGTCGGAGTCGAGGACGTTGCCGCGGTTGTCGCGGAGCGTGGCGCTGTCGCGCTCGTCCCACACCTGCTGGTGGCGGTCCTGGTAGACGTCGTGGCGGGTGTCACGGCCCTGGCCGGTGTGGACCTTGACGCTGGAACGGCCGTCCAGGCGGAAGTCCTTGAACTGGTAGCGGTTGCCCTGCCGGTCCGTGAGGGTGAAGCCGCGCAGGTTGACGCTGTGGCGGCCGGTGTTCTTCACCTCGACCCATTCCCCGTTCAGGGCGCGGGCGGAGCGGTCGCGACCGGGGCTGTCGTACTGGACGTCGCCGATGACGATCGAGGACTTCGCGCCCCGGTGGTCGCGCCCGTGGTGGTCGGCGGCGGCCGCCGGCAGGGCGGCGGCGCCGACCAGGGCGCCCGCGGCCAGGAACGCGGAGAGGACCCGGCGGGTGGCGAGAGAAGCAGACATGGAGATGACCCCTTCAACAGACAGCGGCCCTCCCCGGCCGCGAAGGCACGGGTGGGCTCCGATCAGTTCCCGGCGTGCTGCCGAGGAGGCACACTCTGGCCCCCAACCGCCAACAAAAGCCACTAACACGGGGCGTGTTACCCAATGCAGACATACCCGTGACTCTTCCTTGTAACGGACATCTGTCAAGGCGGTGCTGACGCGGACCGCGGGAAGAAGGGGAGTGGGCC
Protein-coding sequences here:
- a CDS encoding ABC transporter permease, translated to MNPFQTLRFALGGLAANKVRSALTMLGVLIGVAAVILLLAVGNGSSQAVRDSIEKLGTNALTVSSGTGFGGSRSGSASATGTKPLTVEDARALADPSAAPHVESVAPEVTTAETALYEGTSHTVGQVVGTYPAYFKASNSKVAKGDYFSNDDVLASRKVAVIGATTATDLFGTADPVGKKLVLGGTPFTVAGVLAAKGGTGFQDPDDVVVAPLPTVQNAFTGFGSVGQILVEATSSEATAEAQSEITTVLMGRHGIKDPAALDFRVSSQESLLTTQAATNKTFTVLLGAVAAISLLVGGIGITNIMLVTVTERTREIGIRKAIGAPRGVILGQFLAESTLLSLIGGGLGVAAGLIGSHFTIVGIRPVVIPESVVGAFAIAVAIGLFFGGYPANRAASLRPIEALRHE
- a CDS encoding lamin tail domain-containing protein; its protein translation is MSASLATRRVLSAFLAAGALVGAAALPAAAADHHGRDHRGAKSSIVIGDVQYDSPGRDRSARALNGEWVEVKNTGRHSVNLRGFTLTDRQGNRYQFKDFRLDGRSSVKVHTGQGRDTRHDVYQDRHQQVWDERDSATLRDNRGNVLDSDSWDGRRHHRNG
- a CDS encoding efflux RND transporter periplasmic adaptor subunit, which encodes MNVLPRRRRAALINSVLGVAVLAGAGGAYAAVTGGGDGPARGGARTVAVTKGTVLATVSGAGSLSSPSDAGVNFTTGGRLTEVDVKPGDKVTKGQQLGKVDATAATESLTQARASLTAAQANVTKAEAGQVGSASGSGSSSSKGVSVPAPTPTVDAAQVAQARAQLTQAQNAVDAAQRAVDGTVLKAPAAGTVASVSAKVGDTVSGTNGSGGSGSGSGSGSGGNSGSSSAASSSALSGFVVLTNPSGMQVTANFSEADALKLKPGQPATVTLNAMSGKVLNAQVLSVSSLPTGSGSSSGGGNSGSGSAVQYAATLTVTSPTDDLRSGLSAAIQVVIGEASGALSVPTAAVSGTGANRSVTVVKADGTAVRTPVTVGLEGDSTDQILSGLTEGERVQLAAVSSTGSGGFPGGAFPGGAGTGGARGRGGAGGSGSRTTGGGGGRG
- a CDS encoding ABC transporter ATP-binding protein — protein: MTPPVIEVRALLKTYGHGDSEVRALGGPRDPATGRQPGVELLVEQGDFVAVMGSSGSGKSTLMNILGCLDVPTSGRYLLDGIDVGGLDEHQLSLVRNRKIGFVFQSFNLVPRTSAVAQVELPLAYAGVKAAERRRRAVAALTLVGLADRLDHRPNELSGGQQQRVAVARALVTAPAMLLADEPTGNLDSHSTEEVLALVDRLNASGRTVVLITHEDEVARHAKRVLRLVDGQIVEDVRQAPVGGPPPAMRGAAHAVAGGLR
- a CDS encoding DUF5666 domain-containing protein, whose protein sequence is MARRRTEPGKQSEAGEDRYAPFADVFTASAAGEDPFPEELIVEHPVAHVAEGPAAEGPDGDPEGILAEPPDTRDISAELAAPPRPRLPWLTLVLSGGVVAGLAFTGGALVEKGHLQGTPGGGSAGRGFAAGAGGQGRTGAAQGGTGTGQNGGRQGFGGATGGPGAGAGATTGTVKLVDGTTLYVTDAAGDVVKVTTDANTQITQAKSGKVSDLQPGQTVTVRGSQNPAGDLAATTVAQGGAGGFGGGGGGRG